Proteins from one Tsuneonella aeria genomic window:
- a CDS encoding YggT family protein codes for MDALIQIFIMLANTANMLVIIWFIIGLLFSFNVIGRDNQFFVAVHDAIARLFEPILRPIRRVLPDTGAIDFSPMVLLLLIYAVVIVLESLRPV; via the coding sequence ATGGACGCCCTCATCCAGATTTTCATCATGCTCGCCAACACCGCGAACATGCTGGTCATCATCTGGTTCATCATCGGACTGCTGTTCAGCTTCAACGTGATCGGGCGGGACAACCAGTTCTTCGTGGCGGTGCACGACGCGATCGCCCGCCTGTTCGAACCGATCCTGCGGCCGATCCGCCGCGTCCTGCCCGATACCGGGGCGATCGATTTCTCGCCGATGGTGCTGCTCCTGCTGATCTATGCCGTCGTGATCGTCCTCGAAAGCCTGCGGCCGGTCTGA
- the argB gene encoding acetylglutamate kinase, producing MTGDTKAMLAKAEVLIEALPYLQRYAGRTFVVKYGGHAMGDPAAARDFAEDIVLLKAVGINPVVVHGGGPQIGAMLKRLGVESTFVDGLRVTDKATAEVAEMVLSGAINKELVGWIAAAGGKAVGISGKDGGMVSAAKVRRTAKDPESNIEQAIDLGFVGEPTRVDTLLIDTAVAADMIPVIAPIGAGEDGHTYNINADTMAGAVAAALGAARLFLLTDVAGVLDKSGALLSDLTPAGIAALKADGTITGGMIPKLDTCVHAVEAGCEAAVVLDGRVPHAMLLEFFTTRGAGTLIRADR from the coding sequence ATGACAGGCGATACGAAAGCCATGCTGGCCAAGGCCGAAGTGCTGATCGAGGCGCTGCCTTACCTCCAGCGCTACGCCGGGCGCACGTTCGTGGTGAAATACGGCGGCCACGCCATGGGCGACCCGGCCGCCGCGCGCGATTTCGCGGAGGACATCGTCCTGCTGAAGGCGGTGGGCATCAACCCGGTGGTGGTCCACGGCGGCGGGCCGCAGATCGGGGCGATGCTGAAGAGGCTGGGTGTCGAAAGCACGTTCGTCGACGGGTTGCGCGTCACCGACAAGGCGACGGCCGAAGTCGCCGAGATGGTCCTGTCGGGTGCGATCAACAAGGAACTGGTCGGCTGGATCGCCGCCGCCGGGGGCAAGGCGGTGGGCATTTCCGGCAAGGACGGCGGCATGGTCAGCGCGGCCAAGGTCCGGCGCACGGCCAAGGATCCCGAAAGCAACATCGAACAGGCGATCGACCTCGGCTTCGTGGGCGAACCGACGCGGGTCGATACGCTGCTGATCGATACCGCGGTGGCGGCCGACATGATCCCGGTGATCGCCCCGATCGGCGCCGGCGAGGACGGCCATACCTACAACATCAACGCCGATACGATGGCAGGCGCCGTGGCCGCGGCGCTCGGCGCGGCGCGCCTGTTCCTGCTGACGGACGTGGCGGGGGTGCTGGACAAGTCAGGCGCCCTCCTCTCCGATCTCACCCCGGCCGGCATCGCCGCGCTCAAGGCCGATGGCACCATCACCGGCGGGATGATTCCCAAGCTCGACACATGTGTCCACGCGGTCGAGGCGGGGTGCGAGGCGGCGGTCGTGCTCGACGGGCGGGTGCCGCACGCGATGCTGCTGGAATTCTTCACCACGCGCGGTGCCGGCACGCTGATCCGCGCGGATCGATGA
- a CDS encoding tetratricopeptide repeat protein, whose amino-acid sequence MGLNLEEQKAVDRFRKDIVEPSMTSLVVLDFWAEWCGPCKALTPVLEKVCADYADRGVLLAKINVDEDQFIAAQFQVRSIPTVYAMYQGQPVADLTSARTESQLKSMLDQLLEQLPIAAGGEAAPDVSQFIAMGEEILADGDGDRAAGIFSQVVEMAPQEPAAHAGLIRALTLAGRADEARAAAEGLDETLAAAPPVKAALAALELTGDKVDEGELQALRAAAAERPADMDAQMAFADAAFAAGDREAAGDTLLAMIRADREWNDGAARARLVRMFEAVGLEDPWAVATRRKLSTVLFG is encoded by the coding sequence ATGGGTCTCAACCTAGAAGAACAGAAAGCCGTGGACCGGTTCCGCAAGGATATCGTCGAACCGTCCATGACCAGCCTCGTCGTGCTTGATTTCTGGGCCGAATGGTGCGGCCCGTGCAAGGCGCTGACCCCGGTGCTGGAAAAGGTCTGCGCCGATTACGCCGACCGCGGGGTCCTCCTGGCCAAGATCAACGTGGACGAGGACCAGTTCATCGCCGCGCAGTTCCAGGTGCGTTCCATCCCCACGGTCTATGCGATGTACCAGGGCCAGCCCGTGGCGGACCTGACCAGCGCGCGTACCGAATCGCAGCTCAAGTCCATGCTCGACCAGTTGCTGGAACAGCTCCCGATCGCCGCCGGCGGAGAGGCGGCGCCCGACGTCAGCCAGTTCATCGCCATGGGCGAGGAAATCCTGGCAGACGGTGACGGGGATCGCGCCGCGGGGATTTTCAGCCAGGTGGTCGAGATGGCGCCTCAGGAACCGGCCGCGCACGCCGGCCTCATCCGCGCGCTGACGCTGGCGGGCCGCGCTGACGAGGCGCGCGCCGCGGCCGAAGGGCTGGACGAGACCCTGGCCGCCGCGCCCCCGGTCAAGGCGGCCCTCGCCGCGCTCGAACTGACCGGCGACAAGGTGGACGAAGGCGAGCTGCAGGCCTTGCGCGCCGCTGCCGCCGAACGGCCGGCCGACATGGACGCGCAGATGGCGTTCGCCGATGCCGCCTTCGCCGCGGGCGACCGCGAGGCTGCCGGCGACACCCTGCTCGCCATGATCCGCGCCGACCGCGAATGGAACGATGGCGCCGCACGCGCGCGCCTCGTCCGCATGTTCGAGGCGGTCGGCCTGGAAGACCCGTGGGCCGTGGCCACCCGGCGCAAGCTTTCGACCGTGCTGTTCGGCTGA
- the folD gene encoding bifunctional methylenetetrahydrofolate dehydrogenase/methenyltetrahydrofolate cyclohydrolase FolD — protein sequence MAGDVIDGKAFAGALRERIGTGAAAFAEQAGRKAGLAVVLVGDDPASQVYVASKGKATVAAGMESFEHRLPADVDQPALEELVRRLNADPAVDGILVQLPLPRHLDDKAVIALIDPAKDVDGLTDANIAALANQQPGLFPCTPFGCMMLLQDRLGDLSGLDAVVIGRSQLVGRPMAQLLVNANATVTIAHSRTRDLADVVRRADIVVAAVGRPEMVRGDWIKPGACVIDVGINRLDPEPGAAKGRLVGDVAFEEARAVAGAITPVPGGVGPMTIAVLLRNTLVAAHRNAGISVPAGL from the coding sequence ATGGCGGGCGACGTGATTGACGGGAAGGCGTTCGCCGGGGCCTTGCGCGAACGTATCGGGACCGGGGCCGCGGCGTTCGCGGAACAGGCCGGGCGCAAGGCGGGCCTCGCCGTGGTGCTGGTCGGCGACGATCCGGCCAGCCAGGTCTATGTCGCGTCCAAGGGCAAGGCGACGGTCGCCGCCGGGATGGAGAGCTTCGAACACCGGCTGCCGGCCGATGTGGACCAGCCCGCGCTGGAGGAACTGGTCAGGCGATTGAACGCCGATCCGGCGGTCGACGGCATTCTGGTCCAGCTGCCCCTGCCGCGCCATCTCGACGACAAGGCGGTGATCGCGCTGATCGATCCGGCCAAGGACGTCGATGGGCTGACCGATGCCAACATCGCCGCGCTCGCCAACCAGCAGCCGGGGCTGTTCCCGTGCACCCCGTTCGGCTGCATGATGCTGCTTCAAGACCGGCTCGGCGATCTCTCCGGCCTCGACGCGGTGGTGATCGGCCGCTCGCAGCTCGTCGGCCGCCCGATGGCCCAGCTCCTGGTCAACGCGAACGCCACCGTCACCATCGCGCACAGCCGCACGCGCGATCTGGCAGATGTCGTCCGCCGGGCCGATATCGTCGTTGCCGCGGTCGGCCGGCCGGAAATGGTCCGGGGGGACTGGATCAAGCCCGGCGCCTGCGTGATCGACGTGGGCATCAACCGGCTGGACCCGGAACCGGGCGCGGCCAAGGGGCGGCTGGTGGGCGACGTTGCCTTTGAAGAGGCGCGCGCGGTGGCGGGCGCGATCACGCCCGTTCCGGGAGGCGTCGGGCCGATGACCATCGCGGTCCTGCTGCGCAACACCCTGGTGGCGGCGCACCGCAATGCCGGCATCTCCGTGCCGGCGGGGCTGTAA
- a CDS encoding TonB-dependent receptor domain-containing protein, translated as MTIYHHVPRAFALLLSTSIAALAAPVAAQQAPAEDDARAAARDDYHNRADGEIVVTASGLTQLDTLAGTSVMQGIELQRSLAGQIGDVLAKEPGVTATSFAPGASRPVLRGFSGERVKVLVDGIGAIDVSNTSADHAVSIDPLTAERIEVLRGPAVMLYGSQAIGGAVNIIDKRIPRRLLADEPYHFDATAAADTAYDLREAGASADVALGGGFVAHVDGTWRQTNDVRIPGHVASDALRADLLADAEEEALEGHADEAEELREAAEVRGRLPDSATKTWSANAGLAFFRDGSNLGASVGIYDTTYGVPSRPGAGHLHHGEEDGAEHDAEGEDHDHAHEHGAVPISIGLRQYRADLRGTLDLGDGFFRALNTRAGYSDYTHTEFEGDEIGTVFDVEGIESRVELVQARRGTWQGQVGGQYYFRDFRATGSEAYIPPNTTDQWALFALQEVHAGPVQLEFAGRYERTHVAAGTVGFDRSFNAGSGAVSLAHETADGLRFGINVSRVARAPSAEELLADGAHIATQAYEIGNRDLSLEKAWGFEAFVRGRIGPGTISVAAYRNHFSGYIYQDAVDAEIDGLPVLQTVQRAARYSGIEGEISYPFIDSGPFRLIADVRGDYIRASLKDGTPLPRIPPLSLLGALEAQTERFDVRGEVQWTSAQERLAPGETRTDGFVFVNASLAWKPVRGNDSVTVLLQGENLFDVEGRRHVSFTKDFVPLAGRNVKLSVRTSF; from the coding sequence GTGACTATATATCATCATGTGCCGCGCGCGTTCGCCCTTCTCCTGTCCACCTCCATCGCCGCGCTCGCCGCGCCCGTTGCCGCCCAGCAAGCGCCCGCGGAGGACGACGCGCGCGCGGCGGCGCGCGACGATTATCATAACCGCGCCGATGGCGAAATCGTGGTCACGGCTTCGGGCCTCACCCAGCTCGACACGCTGGCGGGTACGTCGGTCATGCAGGGAATCGAATTGCAGCGCAGCCTCGCCGGCCAGATCGGCGATGTGCTGGCGAAGGAGCCAGGCGTCACGGCCACCAGCTTCGCGCCCGGCGCTTCGCGCCCGGTCCTTCGCGGATTTTCAGGCGAGCGGGTGAAAGTCCTGGTCGACGGGATCGGCGCGATCGACGTGTCGAACACGTCGGCCGATCACGCCGTGAGCATCGACCCGCTGACGGCCGAGCGGATCGAGGTCCTGCGCGGGCCCGCCGTCATGCTCTATGGCAGCCAGGCGATCGGCGGCGCGGTGAACATCATCGACAAGCGCATCCCCCGGCGCCTGCTCGCGGACGAGCCGTACCATTTCGACGCCACCGCCGCGGCCGACACGGCATACGACCTGCGCGAAGCCGGCGCTTCCGCCGATGTCGCGCTGGGCGGGGGCTTCGTGGCGCACGTCGACGGGACGTGGCGCCAGACCAACGACGTGCGCATTCCCGGCCATGTCGCCAGCGACGCCTTGCGCGCCGACTTGCTGGCGGACGCGGAGGAAGAGGCGCTCGAGGGCCACGCCGACGAGGCGGAAGAACTGCGCGAAGCCGCCGAGGTTCGCGGCCGGCTGCCCGACAGCGCGACGAAAACCTGGAGCGCCAATGCCGGCCTGGCGTTCTTCCGCGACGGCAGCAATCTCGGCGCGTCGGTGGGAATCTACGACACGACCTACGGGGTGCCGAGCCGGCCCGGCGCGGGGCACCTTCACCACGGCGAGGAAGACGGCGCGGAACATGACGCGGAGGGCGAGGACCACGACCACGCGCACGAACATGGCGCCGTGCCTATCTCGATCGGGCTTCGCCAGTATCGTGCGGACCTTCGCGGCACGCTCGACCTGGGCGACGGGTTCTTCCGCGCGCTGAACACACGCGCCGGATATTCCGATTACACGCACACCGAATTCGAAGGCGACGAGATCGGCACGGTGTTCGATGTCGAAGGCATCGAAAGCCGGGTGGAACTGGTGCAGGCGCGCCGGGGCACTTGGCAGGGCCAGGTCGGCGGCCAGTATTATTTCCGCGACTTCCGCGCGACCGGTTCGGAAGCCTACATCCCGCCCAACACCACCGATCAATGGGCGCTGTTCGCGTTGCAGGAGGTGCACGCGGGCCCGGTTCAGCTCGAATTCGCCGGCCGCTACGAACGCACCCATGTCGCGGCGGGCACGGTCGGCTTCGACCGCAGTTTCAACGCCGGCTCCGGCGCGGTGAGCCTTGCCCACGAGACAGCGGACGGGCTGCGTTTCGGCATCAACGTCAGCCGCGTCGCGCGGGCGCCCAGTGCCGAGGAGCTGCTGGCCGACGGTGCGCACATCGCGACCCAGGCATACGAGATAGGCAACCGTGACCTGTCGCTGGAAAAGGCATGGGGTTTCGAAGCGTTCGTGCGCGGCCGGATCGGGCCCGGGACGATCAGCGTCGCGGCCTATCGCAACCACTTTTCAGGCTACATCTACCAGGATGCGGTCGATGCCGAGATCGACGGGCTGCCCGTGCTGCAGACGGTGCAGCGCGCGGCGCGCTATAGCGGGATCGAGGGCGAGATCAGCTACCCCTTCATCGATAGCGGCCCGTTCCGCCTGATCGCCGACGTGCGGGGCGATTACATCCGGGCGTCGCTGAAGGACGGGACGCCGCTGCCCCGGATACCGCCGCTGTCGCTGCTGGGTGCGCTGGAGGCCCAGACCGAGCGGTTCGACGTCCGCGGGGAAGTGCAGTGGACATCGGCCCAGGAACGCCTTGCGCCGGGCGAGACGCGCACGGACGGGTTCGTGTTCGTCAACGCGTCGCTCGCCTGGAAGCCGGTGCGCGGCAACGATTCCGTCACCGTGCTGCTGCAGGGCGAAAACCTGTTCGACGTGGAGGGCCGCCGGCACGTGAGCTTCACGAAGGATTTCGTGCCCCTGGCGGGCCGCAACGTGAAGCTGAGCGTGCGGACCAGCTTCTAG
- a CDS encoding LON peptidase substrate-binding domain-containing protein, whose amino-acid sequence MIVATRLSIFPLPGAVLFPGLQLPLHIFEPRYRALVGDALARDRRIAMIQPQGAGPDAPLFDVGCVGKIEEVEALDDGRYNIVLTGEARFRVVRELEVTTAFRQVEGELLPDDESAALSSVERAAFEQEARAFADMQGYLVDWDSVARLDDRTLIDGVSQIAPFDTAAKQALLEAPTLSTRCELLIQLMQFFGHGDPEEGRVTLQ is encoded by the coding sequence CTGATCGTGGCGACCCGCCTGTCCATCTTTCCCCTGCCCGGCGCCGTCCTGTTTCCCGGGCTACAGTTGCCGCTCCACATCTTCGAGCCGCGGTACCGCGCGCTGGTGGGCGACGCCCTGGCGCGCGACCGGCGGATCGCGATGATCCAGCCGCAGGGCGCCGGGCCCGATGCGCCGCTGTTCGACGTCGGCTGCGTGGGCAAGATCGAGGAGGTCGAGGCGCTGGACGACGGGCGCTACAACATCGTCCTCACCGGCGAGGCCCGCTTCCGGGTGGTTCGCGAGTTGGAGGTCACGACCGCTTTCCGCCAGGTCGAGGGCGAACTGCTGCCCGATGACGAGAGCGCCGCCCTCTCCAGCGTGGAGCGTGCCGCGTTCGAACAGGAAGCGCGCGCCTTTGCCGACATGCAGGGCTACCTGGTGGACTGGGATTCCGTCGCACGGCTGGATGATCGCACGCTGATCGACGGTGTCAGCCAGATCGCGCCGTTCGATACCGCCGCGAAGCAGGCGCTGCTCGAGGCACCGACCCTTTCCACCCGGTGCGAACTGCTGATCCAGCTCATGCAGTTCTTCGGCCACGGCGATCCCGAAGAAGGCCGCGTGACGCTGCAATAA
- a CDS encoding MarC family protein: protein MAELFLSAFITLFVVIDPPGCAPIYAGLTKGATRAQSRSMALRACLIAGVILVVFALFGEDLLGALHIELDSFRIAGGIMLFLIALDMVFEKRTQRREERAVKIMAANETTPEIEDVSVFPMAMPMLAGPGAIASVMLLTSKAQGWENTLVVLGALAAVLLLTLLALIAASPLMKLFGARVEAVITRLLGVLLAALAAQYVIDGLRESFGV, encoded by the coding sequence ATGGCCGAACTGTTCCTCTCCGCCTTCATCACGCTGTTCGTGGTGATCGATCCGCCGGGCTGCGCACCGATCTATGCCGGGCTGACGAAAGGGGCGACCCGCGCCCAGTCGCGCAGCATGGCCCTGCGCGCCTGCCTGATCGCGGGCGTCATCCTGGTGGTCTTCGCCCTGTTCGGCGAAGATCTTCTGGGCGCGCTGCATATCGAACTCGACAGCTTCCGCATCGCCGGCGGCATCATGCTGTTCCTCATCGCGCTCGACATGGTGTTCGAAAAGCGCACCCAGCGACGCGAGGAACGGGCGGTCAAGATCATGGCCGCGAACGAGACCACGCCGGAAATCGAGGACGTGTCCGTCTTCCCGATGGCCATGCCGATGCTGGCGGGCCCGGGCGCGATCGCCAGCGTCATGCTGCTGACGTCCAAGGCACAAGGCTGGGAAAACACGCTGGTCGTGCTGGGCGCGCTGGCCGCCGTGCTGTTGCTCACCCTGCTGGCATTGATCGCCGCCAGCCCGCTGATGAAGTTGTTCGGCGCGCGGGTGGAAGCGGTGATCACCCGCCTGCTCGGCGTGCTGCTGGCCGCGCTGGCGGCGCAGTACGTGATCGATGGCCTGCGGGAGAGCTTCGGCGTCTGA
- the rpoC gene encoding DNA-directed RNA polymerase subunit beta', whose translation MNELSKFTNQLAKPETFDQIQIGIASPERIRSWSFGEIKKPETINYRTFKPERDGLFCARIFGPVKDYECLCGKYKRMKYKGVVCEKCGVEVTVTKVRRERMGHIELAAPVAHIWFLKSLPSRIGLLLDMQLKQLERVLYFEAYIVTEPGLTPLEKFQTLTEDELLDAQDEYGEDAFTADIGAAAVKTMLMDLDLEAERDALLEELETTKSTLKPKKIIKRLKVVESFIDSGNRPEWMILEVVPVIPPELRPLVPLDGGRFATSDLNDLYRRVINRNNRLKRLIELRAPDIIVRNEKRMLQEAVDALFDNGRRGRVITGANKRPLKSLSDMLKGKQGRFRQNLLGKRVDYSGRSVIVTGPELKLHQCGLPKKMALELFKPFIYARLDAKGLSMTLKQAKKWVEKERKEVWDILDEVIREHPVLLNRAPTLHRLGIQAFEPVLIEGKAIQLHPLVCAAFNADFDGDQMAVHVPLSLEAQLEARVLMMSTNNILSPANGKPIIVPSQDMVLGLYYLSMERQEKTPEFIDGENGEQIEKLPRFGDMAEVHQALETKHVTLHSKIITRVPQVDDKGKEYMKRVVTTPGRMLIGECLPKKHTVPFEVINRLLTKKEIGDVIDQVYRHTGQKDTVLFADAIMALGFRHAFKAGISFGKDDMIIPDSKEAMVEEAKALVADYEQQYQDGLITQQEKYNKVIDAWSRTGDQVAAAMMDEIKAQPTDENGKEAQINSIYMMSHSGARGSPAQMKQLAGMRGLMAKPSGEIIETPIISNFKEGLTVLEYFNSTHGARKGLADTALKTANSGYLTRRLVDVSQDSVIVQDDCKTQNALEMRAIVQGGSVIASLGERILGRTTAEDLVNAKTGEVIVKAGTLLDEAMVAAIEAAEVQSAKIRSPLICEADQGVCGTCYGRDLARGTPVNIGEAVGVIAAQSIGEPGTQLTMRTFHIGGAAQLNETSHLEAISDGRVEYRDMPTIVDKRGRILSLARNGEIVVIDAEGREREIHKVPYGTVLMHKDGENVAEGERLAEWDPFSLPIITEQSGIVRFQDLIDGTTMEERVDDATGIAQRVVTELRASSRKKKDDLRPRLTLLNEAGDETEAARYMLAPGTSLSVEDGQQVEAGDILARASREAAKTRDITGGLPRVAELFEARMPKDVSVIAKISGKIEFVRDYKAKRKIAIVPEEGDPVEYLIPKTKVIDVQEGDFVKKGDTLVAGSPNPHDILEVLGVEALAEYLVDEIQEVYRLQGVKINDKHIEVIVRQMLQKVEITDGGDTVLLPGEQVDREEMDEANAKLGKGKKPASGNPVLLGITKASLQTRSFISAASFQETTRVLTQAAVEGKKDSLIGLKENVIVGRLIPAGTGAGMNRMRIAAGSRDAALRAAWRKAQDHLVMANTAAEEHAAELEQGPEAAIGDDPLAMMEGETHGTDADAGDYLMQSDEGPVETDAAADAGSETDSAADIETLADPGDETEE comes from the coding sequence ATGAACGAACTGTCCAAATTCACCAACCAGCTCGCGAAGCCCGAAACCTTTGACCAGATACAGATCGGCATCGCCTCGCCGGAGCGCATCCGTTCGTGGTCGTTCGGCGAGATCAAGAAGCCCGAAACGATCAACTACCGCACGTTCAAGCCGGAACGTGACGGCCTCTTCTGCGCGCGCATCTTCGGTCCGGTAAAGGATTACGAGTGCCTGTGCGGCAAGTACAAGCGGATGAAGTACAAGGGCGTCGTGTGCGAAAAGTGCGGCGTCGAGGTGACGGTGACCAAGGTCCGCCGCGAGCGCATGGGCCACATCGAGCTCGCCGCCCCGGTCGCGCACATTTGGTTCCTGAAGTCGCTGCCCAGCCGCATCGGCCTGTTGCTCGACATGCAGCTGAAGCAGCTGGAACGCGTGCTCTATTTCGAAGCCTACATCGTCACCGAGCCCGGCCTGACCCCGCTGGAGAAGTTCCAGACCCTCACCGAGGACGAGCTGCTCGACGCGCAGGATGAATACGGCGAGGATGCGTTCACCGCCGATATCGGCGCGGCCGCGGTCAAGACCATGCTGATGGACCTCGACCTCGAGGCCGAGCGTGATGCGCTACTGGAAGAGCTGGAAACCACCAAGTCCACGCTCAAGCCCAAGAAGATCATCAAGCGGCTGAAGGTCGTCGAAAGCTTCATCGATTCCGGCAACCGCCCGGAATGGATGATCCTGGAAGTCGTCCCCGTCATCCCGCCCGAACTGCGCCCGCTGGTGCCGCTCGATGGCGGCCGGTTCGCGACGTCCGACCTCAACGACCTCTATCGCCGCGTCATCAACCGCAACAACCGGTTGAAGCGCCTGATCGAACTGCGCGCACCGGACATCATCGTCCGCAACGAAAAGCGCATGCTGCAGGAAGCGGTCGATGCGCTGTTCGACAACGGCCGCCGCGGCCGGGTCATCACGGGCGCCAACAAGCGCCCGCTGAAGTCGCTCAGCGACATGCTCAAGGGCAAGCAGGGCCGCTTCCGCCAGAACCTGCTCGGCAAGCGCGTCGACTATTCGGGCCGTTCGGTCATCGTGACCGGTCCCGAACTCAAGCTGCACCAGTGCGGCCTGCCCAAGAAGATGGCGCTCGAGCTGTTCAAGCCGTTCATTTACGCCCGCCTCGACGCCAAGGGTCTCTCCATGACCCTGAAGCAGGCTAAGAAGTGGGTCGAGAAGGAACGCAAGGAAGTCTGGGACATCCTGGACGAGGTGATTCGCGAACACCCGGTGCTGCTGAACCGCGCGCCGACGCTCCACCGCCTCGGCATCCAGGCGTTCGAGCCGGTGCTGATCGAAGGCAAGGCGATCCAGCTTCACCCGCTTGTCTGCGCCGCCTTCAACGCGGACTTCGACGGCGACCAGATGGCCGTTCACGTCCCGCTGAGCCTCGAGGCCCAGCTTGAAGCGCGCGTGCTGATGATGAGCACGAACAACATCCTCAGCCCCGCCAACGGCAAGCCGATCATCGTGCCGTCGCAGGACATGGTGCTGGGTCTCTATTACCTGTCGATGGAACGGCAGGAGAAGACGCCCGAGTTCATCGACGGCGAGAACGGCGAGCAGATCGAGAAGCTGCCCCGCTTCGGCGACATGGCCGAAGTGCACCAGGCGCTGGAAACGAAGCACGTCACCTTGCACTCCAAGATCATCACCCGCGTCCCGCAGGTTGATGACAAGGGCAAGGAGTACATGAAGCGCGTGGTGACCACGCCGGGCCGCATGCTGATCGGCGAATGCCTGCCGAAGAAGCACACGGTGCCGTTCGAGGTGATCAACCGGCTCCTCACCAAGAAGGAGATCGGCGACGTCATCGACCAGGTCTATCGCCACACCGGCCAGAAGGACACCGTGCTGTTCGCCGACGCCATCATGGCGCTGGGCTTCCGCCACGCGTTCAAGGCCGGCATCAGCTTCGGCAAGGATGACATGATCATCCCCGACAGCAAGGAAGCGATGGTCGAAGAGGCCAAGGCGCTGGTTGCCGATTACGAGCAGCAGTACCAGGACGGCCTCATCACCCAGCAGGAAAAGTACAACAAGGTGATCGACGCCTGGAGCCGCACCGGCGACCAGGTGGCCGCGGCCATGATGGACGAGATCAAGGCCCAGCCGACCGACGAGAACGGCAAGGAAGCGCAGATCAACTCGATCTACATGATGAGCCATTCGGGTGCGCGCGGCTCGCCGGCGCAGATGAAGCAGCTCGCCGGTATGCGCGGCCTGATGGCCAAGCCCTCGGGCGAGATCATCGAGACGCCGATCATCTCGAACTTCAAGGAAGGCCTGACCGTTCTTGAATACTTCAACTCCACTCACGGCGCCCGCAAGGGTCTGGCCGACACGGCGCTGAAGACGGCGAACTCGGGCTACCTGACCCGCCGTCTCGTCGACGTGTCGCAGGACAGCGTGATCGTGCAGGACGACTGCAAGACGCAGAACGCGCTGGAAATGCGCGCGATCGTCCAGGGTGGTTCGGTAATCGCCTCGCTCGGCGAGCGTATCCTCGGCCGCACCACGGCCGAAGACTTGGTGAACGCCAAAACCGGCGAAGTCATCGTGAAGGCGGGCACCCTGCTCGACGAAGCGATGGTCGCGGCGATCGAGGCGGCCGAAGTGCAGTCCGCGAAGATCCGCAGCCCGCTGATCTGCGAAGCCGACCAGGGCGTGTGCGGCACGTGCTATGGCCGTGACCTTGCACGCGGGACGCCGGTGAACATCGGCGAGGCCGTGGGTGTCATCGCGGCCCAGTCGATCGGCGAGCCGGGCACGCAGCTGACCATGCGCACGTTCCACATCGGCGGCGCGGCGCAGCTCAACGAGACCAGCCATCTCGAAGCGATCTCGGACGGACGCGTGGAATACCGCGACATGCCGACCATCGTCGACAAGCGCGGCCGGATCCTGAGCCTCGCCCGCAACGGCGAGATCGTGGTCATCGACGCCGAAGGGCGCGAGCGTGAAATCCACAAGGTGCCCTACGGCACGGTGCTGATGCACAAGGACGGAGAGAACGTGGCCGAAGGCGAACGCCTGGCCGAGTGGGATCCGTTCAGCTTGCCGATCATCACCGAACAGTCGGGCATCGTGCGGTTCCAGGACCTGATCGACGGCACGACGATGGAAGAGCGGGTGGACGATGCCACCGGCATCGCCCAGCGCGTGGTCACCGAGCTTCGCGCCAGCAGCCGCAAGAAGAAGGACGATCTGCGTCCCCGCCTGACGCTGCTCAACGAAGCGGGCGACGAGACCGAGGCCGCGCGCTACATGCTGGCGCCGGGCACCTCGCTGTCGGTCGAGGATGGCCAGCAGGTGGAAGCAGGCGACATCCTCGCCCGTGCCAGCCGCGAAGCCGCCAAGACCCGCGATATCACCGGCGGTCTGCCGCGAGTGGCCGAACTGTTCGAGGCGCGCATGCCCAAGGACGTGTCGGTCATCGCCAAGATCAGCGGCAAGATCGAATTCGTCCGCGACTACAAGGCCAAGCGCAAGATCGCGATCGTTCCGGAAGAAGGCGATCCGGTTGAGTACCTGATCCCCAAGACCAAGGTGATCGACGTCCAGGAAGGCGACTTCGTCAAGAAGGGCGACACGCTTGTCGCCGGCAGCCCCAACCCGCACGACATCCTGGAAGTCCTGGGGGTCGAGGCGCTGGCCGAGTACCTGGTCGACGAGATCCAGGAGGTCTATCGTTTGCAGGGCGTGAAGATCAACGACAAGCACATCGAGGTGATCGTTCGCCAGATGCTGCAGAAGGTCGAGATCACGGACGGCGGCGACACGGTGCTGCTGCCCGGCGAACAGGTCGATCGCGAGGAGATGGACGAAGCCAACGCCAAGCTCGGCAAGGGCAAGAAGCCGGCTTCGGGCAACCCGGTGCTGCTCGGCATCACCAAGGCCAGCCTGCAGACGCGTTCGTTCATCTCGGCCGCCTCGTTCCAGGAAACCACCCGCGTGCTCACGCAGGCGGCGGTCGAAGGGAAGAAGGACTCGCTGATCGGGCTGAAGGAAAACGTCATCGTCGGGCGTCTCATCCCGGCCGGCACCGGCGCGGGGATGAACCGCATGCGGATCGCGGCGGGCAGCCGCGACGCCGCGCTGCGTGCCGCCTGGCGCAAGGCGCAGGATCACCTCGTCATGGCGAACACCGCTGCCGAGGAGCATGCCGCCGAGCTCGAACAGGGACCGGAAGCTGCGATCGGCGACGATCCGCTGGCGATGATGGAAGGTGAAACCCACGGCACGGATGCCGACGCGGGCGATTACCTGATGCAGTCGGACGAGGGGCCGGTGGAAACCGATGCCGCTGCCGACGCCGGTTCGGAAACCGACTCTGCAGCGGACATCGAGACGCTGGCGGACCCCGGCGACGAAACCGAAGAGTAA